One segment of Polaribacter huanghezhanensis DNA contains the following:
- a CDS encoding YwaF family protein, with translation MNDFFLKENNDFIPFSMQHLLVVLLLFLFGYLLIKWAKKQSEKIQILTGNILTISISFFVIIGFVIKIYSDNFNIQEDLPLHLCSFLALIIPIVSLKRNYLHYEIFFFLILAGTLQSLITPSSYSFLNFEFFRYWFVHAGLVIFMMYATFIYKMRPTLKSVFKSFIGMQVYMVLMFVLNYFLGSNYFYTNRKPISASMLDLFGEWPYYVFVVELIVIPYFLLIYLPFYLTRKRI, from the coding sequence TTGAACGATTTTTTTCTAAAAGAAAACAATGATTTTATTCCTTTTTCAATGCAACATTTACTTGTTGTTTTGCTCTTATTTCTATTCGGTTATCTTTTAATTAAATGGGCAAAAAAACAATCAGAAAAAATCCAAATACTTACTGGAAATATTTTAACCATTTCAATTTCATTCTTTGTAATTATCGGTTTTGTTATAAAAATCTATAGCGACAACTTTAATATACAAGAAGATTTACCCTTGCATTTATGTAGCTTTTTAGCACTAATAATTCCAATTGTCTCTCTTAAAAGAAACTATTTACATTACGAAATTTTCTTCTTTTTAATTTTAGCAGGAACTCTTCAATCTTTAATAACTCCGAGTTCGTACAGCTTTTTAAATTTTGAATTTTTCAGATATTGGTTTGTGCATGCTGGCTTAGTCATTTTTATGATGTACGCTACATTTATTTATAAAATGCGACCAACATTAAAAAGTGTCTTCAAATCATTTATTGGAATGCAAGTGTATATGGTGTTGATGTTTGTTCTTAATTATTTCTTAGGATCAAACTATTTTTACACCAATAGAAAACCAATTTCAGCTTCTATGTTAGATTTATTTGGCGAATGGCCGTATTATGTTTTTGTTGTTGAATTAATTGTTATTCCTTATTTCTTGTTGATTTATTTGCCTTTTTATCTAACAAGAAAAAGAATTTAA
- a CDS encoding cupin domain-containing protein encodes MKKYTVQKSPFVFPTTDGKLIEEHFGNATNKDSNISIAHMIAPPKWSEPFQTPKFDEYTYIIKGKKQFIIDDVTVILEAGQSIKINKNTRVQYSNPFDADCEYLAICLPAFSIDLVNRED; translated from the coding sequence ATGAAAAAATACACCGTTCAAAAATCACCATTTGTTTTTCCAACTACAGACGGAAAATTAATTGAAGAACATTTTGGCAATGCAACCAATAAGGACTCAAATATTAGTATTGCACACATGATTGCTCCTCCTAAATGGAGTGAACCTTTTCAAACGCCAAAGTTTGATGAATATACGTATATAATAAAAGGTAAAAAACAATTTATTATTGATGATGTAACGGTGATTTTAGAAGCTGGACAATCAATTAAAATTAATAAAAACACTCGAGTTCAATATTCAAATCCTTTTGATGCAGATTGTGAATACTTGGCAATTTGTTTACCGGCTTTCTCCATTGATTTGGTTAATAGAGAAGATTAA
- the cmk gene encoding (d)CMP kinase: protein MNKKITIAIDGFSSTGKSTIAKQLANYLGYIYVDTGAMYRTVTLFAMQHHFVGLDFIHQEKLISELKNIKISFIFNKDVGFAEVYLNDVNVEKKIRSLEVSNLVSKVSAISKVREKLVLEQQEMGLHKGIVMDGRDIGTVVFPNAELKIFMTASAETRAKRRYDELIEKGDTVNYEEIYKNVVDRDQMDTTRKDSPLVKADDAIEIDNSNLTKQEQFEIILKLVQEKL from the coding sequence ATGAATAAAAAAATTACGATTGCAATAGATGGTTTTTCATCAACAGGGAAAAGTACAATAGCCAAACAATTGGCAAATTATTTGGGTTATATATATGTTGATACCGGTGCAATGTACAGAACAGTAACACTATTTGCGATGCAACATCATTTTGTTGGATTGGATTTCATCCATCAAGAAAAGTTGATTAGCGAATTAAAAAACATTAAGATTTCTTTTATTTTTAATAAAGACGTGGGTTTTGCAGAAGTGTATTTAAATGATGTAAATGTTGAGAAAAAGATACGTTCATTAGAAGTATCGAACTTAGTAAGTAAGGTCTCAGCAATTTCTAAAGTTAGAGAAAAATTGGTATTAGAACAACAAGAAATGGGTTTGCATAAAGGAATTGTAATGGACGGAAGAGATATTGGTACTGTTGTTTTTCCGAATGCAGAGTTGAAAATATTTATGACTGCTTCTGCCGAAACTAGAGCGAAAAGAAGATATGATGAGTTGATTGAAAAAGGAGACACTGTTAATTATGAAGAGATTTATAAAAATGTAGTTGATAGAGATCAAATGGATACAACGAGAAAAGATTCTCCTTTAGTAAAAGCTGATGATGCAATCGAAATAGATAATTCAAATTTAACAAAACAAGAACAATTTGAAATAATTCTCAAATTAGTTCAAGAAAAATTATAA
- the porQ gene encoding type IX secretion system protein PorQ, with protein MKIVKCLFILFIFPSLIFSQVGGESVYKFLNISTSAKQTALGGKVLTLINDVNQPLWNPSVINENLDNQLAVNYSSYLSGINIGSVSFAKRINRRFGTLQGSVKYINYGNLIEADESGNITGSFSASDVAVSIGYAVNLPWTNLYAGASIKLINSSISTYSSTGIAADIGFLYHNPHQPFIITLVVRNIGTQISSFNNKLEKLPLEILLGGSYQLENVPVKWYLTIDNLQQWNVSVSNPSNQVSDIEGNITKEKGSFVNNALRHFIVGVELFPESAINLRLGYNFRKSQEYKLQNIRSFGGISFGFGLNMNNFKLNYSYSKVHTATNISTFSLQINLDRRR; from the coding sequence ATGAAAATAGTTAAATGCTTATTTATATTATTTATTTTTCCAAGCTTGATATTTTCACAAGTAGGAGGTGAATCTGTTTATAAATTCTTAAATATTTCTACTTCAGCTAAACAAACTGCGCTTGGTGGAAAAGTGCTTACTTTGATAAATGATGTAAATCAGCCATTATGGAATCCGTCAGTAATTAATGAGAATTTAGATAACCAACTAGCTGTAAATTATTCTTCTTATTTATCAGGTATCAATATTGGTTCGGTTTCTTTTGCTAAAAGAATTAATAGAAGATTTGGAACACTACAAGGAAGTGTTAAATACATCAATTATGGAAATTTAATTGAGGCAGATGAATCAGGAAATATTACTGGAAGTTTTTCGGCAAGTGATGTAGCTGTTTCAATTGGTTATGCTGTAAATTTACCGTGGACAAATTTATATGCTGGAGCAAGTATTAAATTGATAAATTCATCAATAAGTACTTATTCATCAACAGGAATAGCAGCAGATATTGGATTCTTGTATCACAATCCACATCAACCATTTATTATTACTTTAGTTGTTAGAAATATAGGGACACAAATATCTTCTTTTAATAACAAACTAGAAAAATTACCTTTAGAAATACTGTTAGGAGGTTCTTATCAATTAGAAAATGTTCCTGTAAAATGGTATTTAACGATTGATAATTTACAGCAATGGAATGTGTCAGTTAGCAATCCATCAAATCAAGTTTCTGATATTGAAGGAAATATTACGAAAGAAAAGGGTTCTTTTGTAAATAATGCATTGAGGCATTTTATAGTTGGAGTTGAATTATTTCCAGAAAGTGCAATTAACTTGAGATTGGGATATAATTTTAGAAAATCACAAGAATATAAATTACAAAATATTAGATCATTTGGTGGAATATCATTTGGTTTTGGATTAAATATGAATAATTTTAAATTGAATTATTCGTATTCTAAAGTGCATACTGCCACAAATATTAGTACTTTTAGTTTACAAATAAATTTAGATAGAAGAAGATAA
- a CDS encoding 7-carboxy-7-deazaguanine synthase QueE, producing MKKEVQDLINKGEMLPLMEEFYTIQGEGSHTGKAAYFIRIGGCDVGCHWCDVKESWNAKLHPPTHADLIVENAKKYADTVVITGGEPLMWSLDYITNQLQQNHIKTHIETSGAYSFSGKWDWFCLSPKKTKLPLDEVYKEADELKMIIYNRNDFKFAEEEALKVSEKCELFLQPEWSKREKMIPEIVAYVMKNPKWKISLQTHKYLDIP from the coding sequence ATGAAAAAAGAGGTTCAAGATTTAATAAATAAAGGAGAAATGCTTCCACTAATGGAAGAATTTTACACCATTCAAGGTGAGGGTTCTCATACAGGAAAAGCTGCATATTTTATACGAATTGGCGGTTGTGATGTTGGTTGTCATTGGTGTGATGTTAAAGAAAGTTGGAATGCTAAATTGCATCCACCAACTCATGCTGATTTAATTGTAGAGAATGCAAAAAAGTACGCTGACACAGTTGTAATTACTGGTGGAGAACCTTTAATGTGGAGTTTAGATTACATCACAAATCAACTGCAACAAAACCATATAAAAACACATATAGAAACATCTGGAGCGTATTCTTTTTCTGGAAAATGGGATTGGTTTTGTTTATCACCAAAGAAAACAAAATTACCTTTAGATGAAGTTTATAAAGAAGCAGATGAATTAAAAATGATCATTTATAATAGGAATGATTTTAAGTTTGCAGAAGAAGAAGCTTTAAAAGTAAGTGAAAAATGTGAGTTATTTTTACAACCAGAATGGAGCAAAAGAGAAAAAATGATTCCTGAAATTGTAGCTTATGTGATGAAAAATCCAAAATGGAAGATTTCTTTACAAACACATAAATATTTAGATATTCCATAA